The following nucleotide sequence is from Sporichthya brevicatena.
GGCCAAGCAGCTCGAGGTCACCGGCAAGCATCAGTTCGACGCTCCGTCAGCATTCCTGGTGCCTCCACAGTTCGTCGCCTCCTGGGCGCGCCGCTACCAACACACCTACGGCAGCACCGAACTCGACCTGGCCGCGGTGGCCGTCACCCAACGAACGCATGCCCAGGCTAATCCGCACGCCGCGATGCGCGAGCCACTGACCGTCGACGACTACCTCGCGAGTCGGTGGGTGTGCGACCCCTTCCGGGTCAACGACTGCGCCTTCGAGGTCGACGGCGCGGTGGCCGTCGTCCTCGCCGGTGCCGAGCTCGCCCGCGGCTGCCGGCACACGCCGATCTGGTACCGAGGTGGTTCCGGTTCCTGGAGCGGTTCGGGGTGGACGACGTGGGACGACATGACGTCGATGTACTCCCGCTCGGCCGGCCCTCGCCTGTGGCAGCGGACGGGATTCACGCCGGCCGACGTCGACGTCGCCTGCATGTACGACTGCTTCACCTACACGGTGCTGGCAACGCTTGAGGACTACGAATTCTGCGAACGCGGGCAAGCTGGCGCCTTCCTGAGCGAAGGACGCGGCACTCACGGCGGGGACGTCGTGGTCAATCCGCACGGCGGCTTGCTCTCCGAGGGGTACATCCACGGCATGAACCACCACTACGAAGCAGTCCTGCAGCTCCGCCGCGAAGCCGGCGAACGTCAGGTCCAGGACGCGTCGGTCGCCCTGGTCAGCGCGGGCGCGGGGCCGTTCGGCGGGGCCCTGATCTACAGCCGGGAGGCGGCGTGACCAGCACCTTGGACCAGTCGACCGACCGGGGGCCGCTCTGGCCGTTGCCGATCCCGGACCCGGACACCCGGGGGTTCTGGGCCGCCACCGCGCAGGGCGTGCTCGCCGTGTGTCGGTGCCTGGACTGCCGTCAATGGATTCACGCGCCGCTGGAGCGCTGCCGGACCTGCATGGGTCCGGTGGAGTTCGCCCCGGTGAGCGGTCGGGGCACCCTCCACACCTGGATCGCGGTGAACCGGCAGGCCGTGCCGGGACCCGACGTGCCCTACCTGGTCGGCGTGGCCGAACTGGAGGAGGCGCCGTCGATCCGCATCACCGGGGTGCTGCGGACGGCGACCGACCTACGCCCGCAGGTCGGCATGCCCGTGACGATCGGCCTGGAACCGACCGCGGCCGGCGACTTCGTCGCTCCGGTCATCCTGCCGGCTTGACGTCGTCCGCCAGCATCGCCAGCAGAGGCAGCGCCCGGCGAGCGTTGCCGCACCCTGCCATCTCCTGATCCAGGGTCGACCCCACGTCGGCGCGTTCGCCCAGCAGCGCGGCGGCATCGACCCGACGGGGCAGGCGTTGCCGGCTCCACTCGTCCATCGCACTGGGCGCCAGGACGACGACGCGCTCCAACCCCCGCGCCTCGCCCAGATCCGACCGCAACACCACGACCCCACCGAACCGGGCGTCGTCGAAGCGGGACCGCGCGAACGTGCACCCCCGAAAGACGACGCCCACCAGAAGGGCACCCCCGAGGTCCGCTGCGCCCAGGTCAGCGCCGTTGAAAGTGGCCTCGAGCAGATCAGCCCCCGTCAGATCGGCACCGACGAACCGGGCTCCCCACGCACTGACGTTGGACAGCCGAGCGTTCGCAGCCGTGACGTGTGCGGCGTCGGCACCGTCCAGTACGGCACCGACCAGGGAGGCGCCGGTCAGATCCGCGCGCCGCAGGTCGGCGCCCGAAAGGTTGACCGTCCTCAGTTCCTGACGATCATTCAGAACCGATGCCCACCCCACGGAGGCCACGCGCAGCACCGCGTCGGTCAGGCTGGCCGACGCCAGGTCGGCCCCCTGCAGATTGCACCCACTCAGGTCGGCGTTGCTGAGGTCGGAGAAGGAGAGTTCCGCTCCTCGCAGGTCGGCGTCGCGGAACACCGCTCCGGACGCTGCGATGCCCTCCCCGTGCGCACAGGCGTTCCGGAGATCCGCCTTGGTCAGGTCAGCACCGGCCAGCAAGGCGCCACTGAGATCAGCGTCCCGCAGGTTCGCGCCCACCAGGTCGGCGCCGCGCAGATCCGCGCGCCGCAGATCAACCCCCCGCAGATCCGCGCTCATGCCGTCGTGGAGACCCGATCGCCGGACTCCCCGATCGGCGAGGACTCCAGGTCCGCACGCCAGGCCCGGAATGACCGCAGCGGCTCCTCCCCCGACCCGCCAGGCAGGGGTTGGTAGGCCATGTCCGCGACCAGGCCGAGGATTCGATCCATCGCGCGGTCCGACGCACGCGCATCACCGGTGATCGCCGTCAGGATCCGCACCGTGTCGTCGACCACCGGGAGGATGGCGACCGTGAGTGACCAACCCGGCCCGACGACGACACCGGTGGCCACGTCGAGGACAGCCGTCCGGACCGCCGCACCGTCGTCGCGTCGGTACTCGACCTCGAAGCGGGTGTCCGAGCTGGTCGGAACCCCGGCGAGATCGATCTCGCCGCCGGCGAGGAATCTCAACAGCGCCGGATCGACCAGCGCTTCGAGGATCAGCCGCGGGTCGGCGACGAGCTCGCGCGTGACCCAGGCCCGAGTCGCGTCGTTCGGAAGGTCCGGCGCCGGCCGCTGCGGTTGCGGCTGGTCGGCCGAACCGGAGTACCACAGGAAGACCAGCCCACCCTGCTCCGCGACGGTCCAGGGACGGATCCGCCGGCCGCGGTGCGTACGGCTGTCGTAGGGGATGTCGGTGTTCTCGCCGGCCGGCGACCACGCCCACCCGTGGTAGAAGCACCGCACGTCCTCACCACAGACGCGCCCGTTGTAGCCGAGGTGCGCTCCGAGGTGCTGACAGAAGGCGTCCAACGCATGCAGCTCACCGGACTCACCACGCCACAGGACCAGTTCCTTGCCCTGGACGCGGAGGGGAATCACTCCACCGACGGGCAACTCGGACAGCACGGAGACCGGCAACCACCCGCGCAGTACCGCGCCTCCACTCGCCACCGTGGTCATGCGCGCCCGATCCAGGTACGAACGACAGCGAGACCCGATCGCCGGGCCGGAACGACCCGCTCCTGGTCCCGGCGAACGGCCGCGACCACCTCCGCGAGCCGCCCCGCCATCCCGGCCCAGTCGGCACCACCACCCCAGGCACAGGTCCGGAGCTCCAGCGACTCGTCGGCTCCGGTCGGAGTCGTCCCGATCAAGGCCCCGCCGCTGTTGTGGCCGGTCGCCGAGACCGACATCAGCAGCGTGCCGAACGCGCGGACGTCAACGGTGCACTCCGGTCGTCGATCAACCGCGAACTGAAGGTGCAGAACGTCGTCGGTCGCCACCGGCACGCGAGGTTCTCCGGTCACCCCGACCCCGAGGACGTAACTCAAGGTGCAGGGGTCCGCGAGGGACTCGAGCACCGCCAGCGGATGGCTGGCCACGGCCCGCGTGGTCGGCCGGGAGATCCATGCTTCGGGCGACGGGAGGCGCGGAACGTCCGGAGGCACCCGTTCCCCGCCGCACACGAGCACAAGTCCGTGCACCTCCGTGACAGCGTGGTGGCGGAGAACCAGCCCTGGTTCGGATCGGTGGACGACACCGCTCGGCTCCGTGGCCGAGCCGTCGAACGACCACAACCAGCCGTCGACCGAGGACCGGATGCCGGTCGGCTCCACCGAGCCGTCCGTCAGGGGGTACCCCCGTCGGGGGCACCGGCGGTCGGCCGCGCGGACATGCCCGTCGGCGTCGCGATACAGCAGCAGATCCATCCCCTCCACCCGCGTCGGGACGAGGGCTCCCGCGACGACGTCGTCCGACCAGGCCGCCGCGATCCAGTTGCTTGCCGAGCGCCTCACCGGGACCTCCGCCTGGGGAGTCACCGGGTCGACGGGAGCCGGCGCACCCATCACGGCCATTCGGAACCGACCAATCCGTACGGCCGGCAGTCGAGGTCGTTCTCGTCCAGGCTCGTGTAGACGTGCTTCATCTGGGTGTACTCGAGCATCCCTTCCGGACCCCACTCGCGGCCGAATCCGCTCTGCTTGTAACCCCCGTAGGGCGCCGGCGCCAGAACTCCGTACGTGTTGATCCACACCGTCCCGGCCTGGATCCGGCGCGCCACGGCGCGGGCCGCGAGCGTCGAACCCCAGACGACCGCTCCGAGTCCGTACCTCGTGTTGTTGGCCAGGGCGACACCCTCCTCGACGGTGTCGTAGGGCAGCACGACAAGCACCGGACCGAAGACCTCCTCCTGGGCGATCTCCATGTCGGGCGTCACGTCGGTGAGCACCGTCGGTTCGAAGAACCACCCGTCCGCTCCGTCGACGACGGCGCGCCGGCCCCCGGTGAGGACCTTCGCGCCCTCGCTCACCGCTCGCTCCACCATCGCCTCCACGCGGAGGCACTGCTGCTCGGAGATCAGCGGGCCGACGTCGGTCGCGAAGTCCTCGGCGGGGCCGAGCTTCAGCGCCTCCGTGCGCTTGCGGACCAGGTCTACTGCTACGTCGTAGAGACCGGAGGGCACCAGGAGCCGGGTGGTCGCGACGCAGGCCTGCCCGGCGTGCATGAACGCGGCGAACAACGTGCCACGGACGGCCAGTTCCAGGTCGCCGTCCGGCAGCACCAGACTCGGGGACTTGCCCCCGAGCTCCAACGTCAGCCGCTTGACGGTGGGCGCCGCCGCCGCCATGACACGCGATCCGACCTCCGTGCTGCCCGTGAAGCTGATGTGGTCGACACCCGGATGCGCGACCAGCGCCTTGCCCGCCTCCTGGTCCCCGTGCACCAGGTTGACGACCCCGGCCGGCACGCCCGCTGCCTCGCAGGCACGGACGAACTCGACGCTGGCGAGCGGCGTCAGCGGCGAAGACTTGATGACCACCGTGTTCCCCATCAGGATCGGCGGAACGACCTTCCAGATGGTCATCAGCAGGGGGAAGTTGAAGGGGACGAAGCCGGCGCAGACGCCGACCGGCTCGCGCAGCACGTCACTCTGACCGACGGCCGGAGCAGTCACGATCGGTCCGGACTTGACCTCCTCCAGCAGGCCCGCCCACTCCGCCATGTCACGGACCATCCCGATGGGGGTACCGGTCTGCATGAGGCCGGACAACCGCGCCGGGCAGCCGGCCTCGCGCGGGATCAGCTCGTCGAGCACCGGCAGGCGGGCCTCCAACTCGGCCGCGAGTCGCAGCACGACGTCGCCTCGGGCGGCCGCACTCAGACGGGGCCAGGGGCCTTCGTCGAACGCTCGGCGAGCCGCTGCCACGGCCGCCGCGACGGTCTCGACATCGCTGTCGGGAACCTCGGCGATCGGCGTCAGGTGGGACGGATCGACAACGGGAATCCAGTCTCCGCTGCCACCGTCCACCCATTCGCCGTCGATGTAGTTCAAGGCGCGGGTCGAGCTCATGTCAGCTCGATCGTCGTCATCGTGTCGATGATGTACTTGAACGCGCTCATGTTCTTGAGCAGCGTCGACATCTTCCCCTTGACGCTCAACTGACCACGCGTCAAGGCGATGGTCGGGTCGATCGTCTTGGTCAGCACCCCCCGCCAGACCTCGCCGTCCCCACTGATGACGAAGTCGGCCTGGATGTCGCCACGCGACTCGAGTTCGCGAACTTCGCTGACACGACCCTTCTCGTAGCGGACGAAGAACGCCTTGTCCACGGGGGATCCGTAGTCGTAGACCATGGTGTAGGTGATGTCGACGCCTTGCATCCCGGTCCACTCGGGATCGGCGTTCAGCGCCCGCGCCATTTCCTCGTACACCTCGACGGTGCCGAACTGCGCCATGAGTACCTCCTTCGTTCAGTGTTCAGTTGCCGACGTGAACCTCAGACCGTTTCCAGGAGAAGTTCCGTGTGACCACGGACCGCCGACAGATGACGGACGGGCGTGGTGCCGGGCTGAATTCGGTAATTGGGCATCAGCCGATGCCACTCGCGCAGAGCGATCCGGAGTTCTAGGCGCGCGACGTGGGAGCCCAGGCAGCGATGTGCTCCAGCCCCGAAAGCGATGTGACGGTTGGGATTCCGGGAGAAGTCGATTGAGCCCGCGTTCGGGAACTGGTCCTCGTCGCGACACGCGGAACTCATCATCAGCAGGACTCGGTCGCCCTCGCTCATGTCGACCCCGCGGATTGTCACGTCACGCGTCAACCGGCGACCCGGAAGCACCGGGGCAAACCAGCGGAGTAGCTCCTCGACGGCGGAATCGATCCGTTCCGGGTGCTCGACGATCTCCCGCCGGTAGTCCTCGTGGGTGGCCAGGAACTCCATACTCATGCTCAGGACGCCTTGAACCGTGTCGAGGCCGGCGATGAGCACGATGAAGATGCAGTCGAGAATCTCGAACGTGCTCAGAGGCCGTTCGTCACCGAACGAGGCGCTGCGAAGCCAGTCGATGAAATCGCGGCCCTCAGAGGTGTTGGGCGGACCCAGCTCCTCCCTGCGGTCCAGCTCCTCGGCGAAGTACGAGACGAGTTCGAGAGCCGTCGCCTCCTTGATGCGCGCCGACTCCTCCGGATCGTCGGAAGGCTGACGCATCAGCTTCTCGGTCCACTCAAGGAACCGGGGCGCGTCCTCGAGCGGCCATCCCATCATGTCCAGGAACACCCGCGTGGGGAGCACCTGCGCGAAATCCTTGACGTAGTCGCAGGAGCCCTTCGCAGCAATCTCGGCGACGAGCGCTTCGGCATGTTCCTGAATCTTGGCCTCCAGGGGACGCACCCGCCTGACCGTGAAAAGCGGGGCGAGAATCTCCCGGTACTTCGCGTGGTCCGGAGGGTCGATCTCGACCGGAATCACCGGGCGAGCGCTGCCGATTCCGTTGGCCGGGATCGGGTTCGGGTACGACGAGAACAGCTCCGGCTCCTGATAGGCACGGAAGACGTCGTCGTACTTCGACAGCATCCAGAAGCCGCCGTAACGTTCACTCTTCGCGACCGGGCAGCGCTCGCGCATCCGGTCGAAGAGGGCGTCCGCACCGCCCTGGACGTCCTCGTTCCAGTAGTGGAACTGAGAGATCTCGGGATCGTCGGACCCGACGTTCATTTCGGCGACACTTTCAGTCATCCGACACCTCCACGGTGATCGCGCGTTCAGGACAGTTCTGCTCCGCCTCTCGGGCCGCGGCGAGATCGTTCCCGGAACCCGGCCGGACGACGGCCATACCCGCGTCGTCGTGCTCGAAAATCTCGGGTGCATGGGACAAGCACAGGCCGTGTCCACTGCACCGCCGAGCGTCAATGACGACCTTCATCGCTCGTGGCCCCTCAACGGGACGTCAGCCCGGCGTCGACGGGCATCTGGATCCCGGTGACGTACCGGCCGTGGTCCGATACCAGGTACAGCACCGCTCGGCTGACGTCGATCGATTCGATGACCGGCACCGGGAGCGCGTTGACCGCTTGTTCCCCGAGCTCGGGATTCGCCGCGATGAACTCCGGGAAGAACTCGTTCACGACCATCGGGGTGGCCACTCCTGTCGGATGGATCGAGTTCACGCGGATGCCGTGCTTGCCCAGCGCATTCGCGTAGGCCTTCACCAGACCCACGACCCCGAACTTCGAGGCGAAGTAGCCGTCGGTACCCCCGCCCATGTCCGTCCCCGAGGCGCGGAGGCCGGCGGAGGAACTGGTGACGACAATCGATCCCCCGCGGCCGCCGGCAATGAGGTGAGGGACTGTCACCTGAAGGGTGTTCCAGACACCGGTCAGCATGATGTCGATGGAGTCGCGCCAAGCCTCGCGCGAGTTCTCGATCGGGGGCACACCGTGCGCCATGACACCGGCGTTGGCCAGGACGATGTCCAGCCGCCCCAGTTCGGCCACCCCAGCGCGCACCGCGGCGTCGAGCTGGTCGTAATCCCGGACATCGCCCTCCACGGCGATGATCCGGCGGTCCAGCTTCTCCACCAGGGCGACCGTCTCCGCGAGGTCGTCCGGAGTCGCCATCGGATAACTAACCGTGTCCAGTTGCCGACACACATCGACGCCGATGATGTCCACGCCCTGCTCGGCCAACGCCACCGCATGGGAACGGCCCTGCCCACGGGCCACACCCGTGATGAATGCGACCTTGCCTTCCAACCCGTACACCGCAGCCCTCTCTACGCCGTGGCGACCGGGTCGGCGAACCCGAGCGACCGGCCCACGATCTCTTTCATGACCTCATTGGTCCCGCCATAGATCCGCGAGACCCGCGAATCCCGCCAGATGCGCGCGATCTCGTACTCGTTCACGTAGCCGTAGCCGCCGTGCATCTGCAGACAGCGGTCGACGATCTCCCACTGGGTTTCCGTCGCCCACCACTTCGCGCCGGCCGCCTCCTCGGCGGTCAGGTCGCCGGCGTTGACAGCGAGGATGCAACGGTCGAGATAGGCACGCAGGACGTCGAGCTTGATCCGGATCTCCGCCAGGGCATGCCGGTTGGCCTGGAACGTACCGACCGGCCGCCCGAACGCCTCGCGATCGCCGGCGTACTGCGTCGTGAGCGCGAACGCCCGCTCCGCCGCCCCCGCGGCCTGCAGCGCGATACCGAGACGTTCGCGGGGCAGGTTGGCCATCAGGTGGTAGAAGCCCCGATCCTCGGTCCCGATCAGGTTCTCCACCGGCACGCGGACGTCGACGAAGGAGAGCTCGGCCGTGTCCTGGGAGTGCTGGCCGATCTTGTCCAGCTGTCGGCCACGAGTGAAGCCCTCGGTACCGCTTTCCACGACGATCAGGCTGAGGCCTCGGTGGCCGTCCATCTCGGACGTGCGGCAGACCACCAGCACGAGGTCCGCCAGCAGACCGTTGCTGATGAACGTCTTCGACCCGTTGATGACGTAGTGGTCGCCGTCGCGACGGGCTGAGGTCCGTACCGCGCGGACGTCCGAGCCGGCACCCGGTTCGGAGATGGCGATCGCGCCGATCAGCTCGCCGGCGACGAATCCCGGCAGCCATCGTGCTTTCTGCTCCGGGGTCGTCAGGTCGAGCAGGTACGGCAGGAGGATCTCGTTCTGCAGGCCCAGCCCGATGCCCACCGTGCCCGTGGCCCAGAACTCCTCGATCAGGACCGCGTTGAAGCGGAAGTCGACCAGGCCGAGCCCGCCGTACTCCTCTGGAGCCTCCCAGGCGAGCAGCCCCTGCTTCCCCGCGGCCCGCCAGGCCTCGCGGCTGACCTGCCCCGCACGCTCCCACTCGTCGACGTACGGCACACAGTCCCGCTCGAAGAACTCCCGGCAGGTGGCGCGGAAGTCATCGTGCGAAGGATCGAAAATTCCGCGCTGCATGATGTGGACCCTCGAACTAGTAGTAAGAGTTAACTGATTAGACCGTAGATGGCGCGGGCAGCTTGTGTCCAGCGGCCTTGCTCGCTCGCTCCCCACGCACATATAGTAAAATAAATCGACTCTTAAGGACGCCCCGATGCGCCATCGAGCTATCGCCGGC
It contains:
- a CDS encoding thiolase C-terminal domain-containing protein, which encodes MSVAVVGIGRTSFTRASGRTTQAMAVEACRAAISDAGLTVADVDGWASFQYNDSTMSGEVAWAAGRDEVEWAPTLFGGGDMAAQVVQDAVAAIESGRCRAVVAFRSLNGRSGYRFGTVAKQLEVTGKHQFDAPSAFLVPPQFVASWARRYQHTYGSTELDLAAVAVTQRTHAQANPHAAMREPLTVDDYLASRWVCDPFRVNDCAFEVDGAVAVVLAGAELARGCRHTPIWYRGGSGSWSGSGWTTWDDMTSMYSRSAGPRLWQRTGFTPADVDVACMYDCFTYTVLATLEDYEFCERGQAGAFLSEGRGTHGGDVVVNPHGGLLSEGYIHGMNHHYEAVLQLRREAGERQVQDASVALVSAGAGPFGGALIYSREAA
- a CDS encoding Zn-ribbon domain-containing OB-fold protein; translated protein: MTSTLDQSTDRGPLWPLPIPDPDTRGFWAATAQGVLAVCRCLDCRQWIHAPLERCRTCMGPVEFAPVSGRGTLHTWIAVNRQAVPGPDVPYLVGVAELEEAPSIRITGVLRTATDLRPQVGMPVTIGLEPTAAGDFVAPVILPA
- a CDS encoding pentapeptide repeat-containing protein, with protein sequence MSADLRGVDLRRADLRGADLVGANLRDADLSGALLAGADLTKADLRNACAHGEGIAASGAVFRDADLRGAELSFSDLSNADLSGCNLQGADLASASLTDAVLRVASVGWASVLNDRQELRTVNLSGADLRRADLTGASLVGAVLDGADAAHVTAANARLSNVSAWGARFVGADLTGADLLEATFNGADLGAADLGGALLVGVVFRGCTFARSRFDDARFGGVVVLRSDLGEARGLERVVVLAPSAMDEWSRQRLPRRVDAAALLGERADVGSTLDQEMAGCGNARRALPLLAMLADDVKPAG
- a CDS encoding Rieske 2Fe-2S domain-containing protein translates to MTTVASGGAVLRGWLPVSVLSELPVGGVIPLRVQGKELVLWRGESGELHALDAFCQHLGAHLGYNGRVCGEDVRCFYHGWAWSPAGENTDIPYDSRTHRGRRIRPWTVAEQGGLVFLWYSGSADQPQPQRPAPDLPNDATRAWVTRELVADPRLILEALVDPALLRFLAGGEIDLAGVPTSSDTRFEVEYRRDDGAAVRTAVLDVATGVVVGPGWSLTVAILPVVDDTVRILTAITGDARASDRAMDRILGLVADMAYQPLPGGSGEEPLRSFRAWRADLESSPIGESGDRVSTTA
- a CDS encoding Rieske 2Fe-2S domain-containing protein, which gives rise to MRRSASNWIAAAWSDDVVAGALVPTRVEGMDLLLYRDADGHVRAADRRCPRRGYPLTDGSVEPTGIRSSVDGWLWSFDGSATEPSGVVHRSEPGLVLRHHAVTEVHGLVLVCGGERVPPDVPRLPSPEAWISRPTTRAVASHPLAVLESLADPCTLSYVLGVGVTGEPRVPVATDDVLHLQFAVDRRPECTVDVRAFGTLLMSVSATGHNSGGALIGTTPTGADESLELRTCAWGGGADWAGMAGRLAEVVAAVRRDQERVVPARRSGLAVVRTWIGRA
- a CDS encoding aldehyde dehydrogenase family protein; translation: MSSTRALNYIDGEWVDGGSGDWIPVVDPSHLTPIAEVPDSDVETVAAAVAAARRAFDEGPWPRLSAAARGDVVLRLAAELEARLPVLDELIPREAGCPARLSGLMQTGTPIGMVRDMAEWAGLLEEVKSGPIVTAPAVGQSDVLREPVGVCAGFVPFNFPLLMTIWKVVPPILMGNTVVIKSSPLTPLASVEFVRACEAAGVPAGVVNLVHGDQEAGKALVAHPGVDHISFTGSTEVGSRVMAAAAPTVKRLTLELGGKSPSLVLPDGDLELAVRGTLFAAFMHAGQACVATTRLLVPSGLYDVAVDLVRKRTEALKLGPAEDFATDVGPLISEQQCLRVEAMVERAVSEGAKVLTGGRRAVVDGADGWFFEPTVLTDVTPDMEIAQEEVFGPVLVVLPYDTVEEGVALANNTRYGLGAVVWGSTLAARAVARRIQAGTVWINTYGVLAPAPYGGYKQSGFGREWGPEGMLEYTQMKHVYTSLDENDLDCRPYGLVGSEWP
- a CDS encoding SCP2 sterol-binding domain-containing protein produces the protein MAQFGTVEVYEEMARALNADPEWTGMQGVDITYTMVYDYGSPVDKAFFVRYEKGRVSEVRELESRGDIQADFVISGDGEVWRGVLTKTIDPTIALTRGQLSVKGKMSTLLKNMSAFKYIIDTMTTIELT
- a CDS encoding cytochrome P450, which encodes MTESVAEMNVGSDDPEISQFHYWNEDVQGGADALFDRMRERCPVAKSERYGGFWMLSKYDDVFRAYQEPELFSSYPNPIPANGIGSARPVIPVEIDPPDHAKYREILAPLFTVRRVRPLEAKIQEHAEALVAEIAAKGSCDYVKDFAQVLPTRVFLDMMGWPLEDAPRFLEWTEKLMRQPSDDPEESARIKEATALELVSYFAEELDRREELGPPNTSEGRDFIDWLRSASFGDERPLSTFEILDCIFIVLIAGLDTVQGVLSMSMEFLATHEDYRREIVEHPERIDSAVEELLRWFAPVLPGRRLTRDVTIRGVDMSEGDRVLLMMSSACRDEDQFPNAGSIDFSRNPNRHIAFGAGAHRCLGSHVARLELRIALREWHRLMPNYRIQPGTTPVRHLSAVRGHTELLLETV
- a CDS encoding ferredoxin, whose amino-acid sequence is MKVVIDARRCSGHGLCLSHAPEIFEHDDAGMAVVRPGSGNDLAAAREAEQNCPERAITVEVSDD
- a CDS encoding mycofactocin-coupled SDR family oxidoreductase, coding for MYGLEGKVAFITGVARGQGRSHAVALAEQGVDIIGVDVCRQLDTVSYPMATPDDLAETVALVEKLDRRIIAVEGDVRDYDQLDAAVRAGVAELGRLDIVLANAGVMAHGVPPIENSREAWRDSIDIMLTGVWNTLQVTVPHLIAGGRGGSIVVTSSSAGLRASGTDMGGGTDGYFASKFGVVGLVKAYANALGKHGIRVNSIHPTGVATPMVVNEFFPEFIAANPELGEQAVNALPVPVIESIDVSRAVLYLVSDHGRYVTGIQMPVDAGLTSR
- a CDS encoding acyl-CoA dehydrogenase family protein — translated: MQRGIFDPSHDDFRATCREFFERDCVPYVDEWERAGQVSREAWRAAGKQGLLAWEAPEEYGGLGLVDFRFNAVLIEEFWATGTVGIGLGLQNEILLPYLLDLTTPEQKARWLPGFVAGELIGAIAISEPGAGSDVRAVRTSARRDGDHYVINGSKTFISNGLLADLVLVVCRTSEMDGHRGLSLIVVESGTEGFTRGRQLDKIGQHSQDTAELSFVDVRVPVENLIGTEDRGFYHLMANLPRERLGIALQAAGAAERAFALTTQYAGDREAFGRPVGTFQANRHALAEIRIKLDVLRAYLDRCILAVNAGDLTAEEAAGAKWWATETQWEIVDRCLQMHGGYGYVNEYEIARIWRDSRVSRIYGGTNEVMKEIVGRSLGFADPVATA